The Acinetobacter sp. SAAs474 DNA window TTACACAAAGATATGTGCCTTTTACCAAAGTAGATATACGTAATACACCCGCGTTAATTAGGGTCTTTGAGCAATATTCGGTAGATACTGTTATTCATGCAGCAGGATTTAAATCAATAGAAGAGTCTATTTTAAAACCACTGGAATATTATAATGCAAATGTTAGTTGTATATTAAGTTTATTGCGAGCAATGCAACAAACGGGTATACGTAATTTAGTTTATTTATCTAGTTTACAAATTTATGCGGAGTCTAGTTTAACATTAACAGAAACAACGCCATTTGAATATCGTTATGATAATCCTTATATTAAATCACAACAAATGATTGAACAGATCATGACGGATACCTTTGCGACTGACTCTGAGTGGAACATGGTGAGTTTAAGGTTGGGAAATGTTGCTGGTGCATTTGAACATACGGTATTGGGAGAGATGGTTAATCCTTTGCCTAAAAGTATAGTTCCTTTAATGATGCAGGCTGCAATGGGGATACGTGAAGTTATTGAAATAAGAACCAAGAAAAATGATATAGCACAAAGTTTACAGCGTAGTTTCGTTCACGTTTTAGATGTCTGTCATGCTGTTCATCGTACTTTGGCATGGTTGACTCAGCAAACGCATGCTTTGGCCTTTTTTAATATTGCTGGAGAAGTGATTTCTATTGCTGAATTAGTTGAAATTACAGAACAAGTTACTAAGAAATCGATTAAAACCATAGTAGTTCCATGTGGATTTCAAGAAATCGAACAGGTGGGGAGTGCGAGTCAGAAGGCAAAAGATATATTGGGTTGGTATGCTCAGCATTCAATCGAAAAAATGATTGAAGATCAATGGTGGTTTTACAGTCAAAATTTAAATATTAATTAATAACAATTATCATTTACAATTGTGTATTAATCTCATAAAATTTTAGCCTAGCCATAGCATCGTGTCTTTGCTAAAGCCAAGAATGAAGGATCAATTAGAGGTAAAATATGAAAACACGTATTGAACATGACACTATGGGTGAAGTCCATGTACCTAGTGATGTACTCTGGGGAGCACAAACACAACGTAGTCTAGAAAATTTTAAAATTGGTCATGAAAAGTTACCACGTGCTATGATTCGTGCGATGGGGCTAGTTAAAAAAGCTGCGGCGAAGACGAATGCTGAATTACAACAAATTTCACCACAACTTGCACAATATATTATGCAGGCTGCAGATGAAGTCATTGCTGGAAATTGGGATGCACAATTTCCATTAGTGGTTTGGCAAACAGGTTCAGGTACACAAAGTAATATGAACTGTAATGAAGTGATTGCTAATATCGCGAATCAAAAGTTAGGTCAGGCCCTAGGTACGCAGCAGCCAGTACATCCGAATGACCATGTCAACCGTGCACAATCTACCAATGATTCATTTCCTACGGCTATTCATGTTGCAGCAAGTATACAAATTAATGAATTATTGATCCCAGCAGTAACGCAACTACGCGATACGTTAAATCAAAAATCTCAACAATTTTCAGCGATCGTGAAAATTGGTCGGACACATTTACAAGATGCAACTCCTCTAACTCTAGGTCAAGAATTTAGTGGTTATGTCTCACAGTTAGATCATGGTTTAAAGCGTTTAGAACAAGCATTAACAGGGCTTTATGAATTACCTTTAGGCGGGACTGCAGTTGGTACAGGACTAAATGCACATCCTGATTATGCTGTAAAAGTTGCACATGAGTTAAGCATTTTGACGGGATTACCTTTTGTAACTGCACCTAATAAATTTGAAGCATTGGCTGGACGTGATGCTGCTGTATTTGCTTCTGGCGCATTAAAAACATTAGCAGTGAGTCTAAATAAAATAGCCAATGATATACGCTGGTTAGCGAGTGGTCCACGCTGTGGTTTAGGAGAGTTGAAAATCCCCGAAAATGAACCTGGTTCAAGTATTATGCCTGGTAAAGTTAATCCTACACAAAGTGAGGCAATGACGATGGTCGTTGCTCAAGTATTGGGTAACGATACGACGATTGGTATCGCTGGAGCATCAGGTAATTTTGAACTTAATGTTTTTATGCCTGTGATTGCATTTAATCTATTACAATCGATTCAATTGTTAGGTGATGCGTGTCATAGTTTTAATATCCATTGTGCTATGGGGATAGAACCTAATCTTGAAAAAATTGATCATTATTTGCATGATTCATTAATGTTGGTGACGGCATTAAATCCAGTCATTGGCTATGAAAATGCTGCTAAAGTTGCAAAAACAGCATACAAGGAAGGAAAAACTTTAAAACAAGTTGCGGTTGAGTTGGGGTTAGTCACAGAAGCCCAATTTGATCAAGTAGTTAAGCCAGAGAATATGGTTTCAGCAAATATTAAGTAATTAATATCAAGATAGCAATCATGGCGTAAATTGACTAAGCAATGATTTTATCGATTTAATTCTTGGCTTAATTAGAATGATTGAATTGATATGTTGATC harbors:
- a CDS encoding NAD-dependent epimerase/dehydratase family protein, with product MILVTGGLGFLGSHIVLSLIAQGQEVVIVDNLSTSNIQILDRLQYITQRYVPFTKVDIRNTPALIRVFEQYSVDTVIHAAGFKSIEESILKPLEYYNANVSCILSLLRAMQQTGIRNLVYLSSLQIYAESSLTLTETTPFEYRYDNPYIKSQQMIEQIMTDTFATDSEWNMVSLRLGNVAGAFEHTVLGEMVNPLPKSIVPLMMQAAMGIREVIEIRTKKNDIAQSLQRSFVHVLDVCHAVHRTLAWLTQQTHALAFFNIAGEVISIAELVEITEQVTKKSIKTIVVPCGFQEIEQVGSASQKAKDILGWYAQHSIEKMIEDQWWFYSQNLNIN
- the fumC gene encoding class II fumarate hydratase, which encodes MKTRIEHDTMGEVHVPSDVLWGAQTQRSLENFKIGHEKLPRAMIRAMGLVKKAAAKTNAELQQISPQLAQYIMQAADEVIAGNWDAQFPLVVWQTGSGTQSNMNCNEVIANIANQKLGQALGTQQPVHPNDHVNRAQSTNDSFPTAIHVAASIQINELLIPAVTQLRDTLNQKSQQFSAIVKIGRTHLQDATPLTLGQEFSGYVSQLDHGLKRLEQALTGLYELPLGGTAVGTGLNAHPDYAVKVAHELSILTGLPFVTAPNKFEALAGRDAAVFASGALKTLAVSLNKIANDIRWLASGPRCGLGELKIPENEPGSSIMPGKVNPTQSEAMTMVVAQVLGNDTTIGIAGASGNFELNVFMPVIAFNLLQSIQLLGDACHSFNIHCAMGIEPNLEKIDHYLHDSLMLVTALNPVIGYENAAKVAKTAYKEGKTLKQVAVELGLVTEAQFDQVVKPENMVSANIK